The Candidatus Zixiibacteriota bacterium genome includes a window with the following:
- a CDS encoding sigma-70 family RNA polymerase sigma factor, with the protein MDKKPDIERMQPAEDDRDEVNTKALVSRIKRGDQRAFAELMKRYRSQVAALAYRMVGDYDEAADITQIVFVKVNHNIWRYDEKKKFYTWLYRITVNACIDYIRKHRRHQHEPLDNYHELLQSDDSTPEDRYHRERIRDYIHQATRKLNEKQRSAFMLRDIEGCKLDRVAEVMDIPEATVRWYLHRARGKIRKELQRKCPQLLLMLGIK; encoded by the coding sequence ATGGACAAGAAACCGGATATCGAACGGATGCAACCGGCTGAAGACGACCGGGATGAGGTTAATACCAAAGCTCTCGTCAGTCGGATCAAGCGCGGCGACCAGCGTGCCTTCGCTGAATTGATGAAACGATATCGAAGCCAGGTAGCGGCGCTTGCCTATCGCATGGTGGGTGATTACGATGAAGCGGCTGATATCACTCAGATCGTTTTCGTAAAGGTTAACCACAATATCTGGCGCTATGACGAGAAGAAAAAATTCTATACCTGGCTTTATCGTATCACGGTAAACGCCTGCATCGATTACATCCGCAAGCATCGTCGGCACCAACACGAACCGCTGGACAATTACCACGAGCTTCTTCAATCGGACGATTCTACTCCTGAAGATCGTTATCATAGAGAGCGGATCAGGGATTACATTCATCAGGCTACGCGTAAGCTCAACGAGAAACAGCGTTCTGCTTTTATGCTCCGAGATATCGAGGGTTGCAAGCTTGACCGTGTGGCTGAGGTTATGGACATTCCCGAAGCGACCGTGCGCTGGTATCTTCATCGTGCCCGCGGGAAAATTCGTAAGGAGCTTCAACGTAAATGTCCGCAACTACTGCTGATGCTCGGAATAAAATAA
- a CDS encoding heavy metal translocating P-type ATPase — protein sequence MTQLTDLNFNIEGMHCAACVRSIETAVGKLDGVQECRVNLATRSASVRLDPEIVDAAAIMHEIDQLGFKASEGRVDVLKASQKETARALSQLRQALIMTAPLLVVAMWSMITGGPMIGVLFDAVIQAGFAAAVLLWGGRAILFDALKQLGHFSANMNSLIAMGTLAAFGWSIWVIIDSAGAPPPGSLYFESVGMIISLILVGRYLEARSRGRAGEAIKSLLELQPNKATAIVDDHEVVIDAAAVQPGMILIVRPGERVPADGIIIEGRAVLDESLLTGESLPVEKDSGDEVYGGTLNGNMSFRLEVGTAAADSVLANIVRMVSEAQSRKAPVQKLADRVSGIFVPTVIGLAVLTGLVWYYFDPASPMLIKCVVSVLIIACPCALGLATPTAILTGSGRAAREGIIIRGGDILEELTRIDTIVFDKTGTLTHGQLELIDEKAYNDLPLKTMLQIAGSAESQSEHPVADAIVRRMRQHQIPIVTVTEVEALPGFGLKGIYAGKKLLLGNQELMENNEVNIDPAREEAGAQMSEGRTTIFVALDDKVVGLIALADRIRNDAKDVVVALKNQFARVTMLSGDAYRTAAGVARSLNLDEFEAEIKPAHKKLVVESYRKIGFTVAMVGDGINDAPALAAANVGIAIGSGTDIAIESADVVLVRSELSSILRLFETAKVTMKIIRQNLFWAFFYNIVAIPIAAGALYPLTGLTLAPWVAATAMAFSSVFVVTNSLRLNRLDLV from the coding sequence ATGACCCAATTGACTGATCTGAACTTCAATATCGAAGGTATGCACTGTGCCGCTTGTGTGCGGTCAATCGAAACCGCGGTAGGCAAGCTCGATGGCGTGCAGGAGTGCCGAGTAAATCTGGCTACCCGCTCGGCATCGGTGCGCCTTGATCCCGAAATCGTTGATGCCGCTGCGATCATGCATGAAATCGATCAGCTCGGTTTCAAGGCCAGTGAGGGGCGGGTGGACGTACTAAAAGCCTCGCAAAAGGAAACTGCCCGCGCCCTGTCGCAACTTCGGCAAGCGTTAATTATGACGGCGCCGTTGTTGGTGGTGGCAATGTGGAGCATGATCACCGGCGGTCCGATGATTGGTGTCCTTTTCGACGCCGTGATTCAGGCCGGCTTCGCAGCGGCTGTGCTCCTTTGGGGGGGCCGGGCAATTTTGTTCGATGCCCTCAAGCAATTGGGGCATTTCAGCGCCAACATGAACTCCCTGATCGCGATGGGAACTCTGGCTGCTTTTGGCTGGAGCATCTGGGTCATTATCGATTCCGCCGGAGCGCCACCGCCCGGATCATTATATTTCGAGTCGGTTGGAATGATTATCAGTCTTATCCTGGTCGGACGTTATCTTGAAGCCCGGTCGCGGGGGCGTGCCGGAGAGGCGATTAAGTCGTTGCTGGAATTGCAACCGAATAAGGCGACGGCTATTGTCGACGATCATGAGGTCGTTATCGATGCTGCCGCCGTGCAACCCGGGATGATTCTAATCGTTCGTCCGGGTGAACGCGTGCCGGCCGACGGCATCATTATCGAAGGTCGTGCGGTCCTGGATGAATCTCTCCTGACCGGGGAGTCTCTCCCGGTGGAAAAAGATTCCGGCGATGAGGTTTATGGCGGCACCCTCAACGGTAATATGAGTTTCCGACTCGAGGTTGGCACGGCCGCGGCTGATTCGGTATTGGCCAATATCGTCCGCATGGTCTCCGAGGCTCAAAGCCGTAAGGCTCCGGTACAAAAATTAGCTGATCGCGTATCCGGGATATTCGTTCCAACCGTTATCGGTCTGGCGGTATTGACCGGTTTGGTTTGGTACTATTTTGATCCGGCTTCACCGATGCTGATCAAGTGTGTCGTGTCGGTGTTGATTATAGCCTGCCCCTGTGCGCTGGGATTGGCGACGCCAACGGCGATTCTAACGGGGTCGGGTCGCGCTGCCCGCGAGGGGATCATTATTCGAGGCGGCGATATTCTGGAAGAGCTGACAAGAATAGATACTATCGTATTCGATAAAACCGGCACCCTGACCCACGGCCAACTCGAACTGATCGACGAGAAGGCTTACAATGATTTGCCTCTTAAAACCATGCTCCAGATCGCCGGTTCGGCCGAGAGTCAGTCGGAACACCCGGTCGCCGATGCCATCGTGCGACGGATGCGCCAGCACCAGATTCCGATCGTTACCGTGACCGAAGTGGAAGCATTGCCCGGATTCGGTCTCAAAGGGATCTATGCCGGTAAAAAGCTTTTGCTCGGCAATCAGGAGTTGATGGAAAATAACGAGGTCAATATCGATCCGGCTCGAGAAGAAGCCGGAGCCCAGATGTCCGAGGGCCGCACCACTATTTTCGTAGCTCTTGACGACAAGGTAGTCGGGCTTATCGCTCTCGCCGACCGTATCCGCAATGATGCCAAGGACGTCGTGGTGGCTCTTAAGAATCAGTTCGCACGTGTGACTATGCTCTCCGGTGATGCCTATAGAACGGCAGCCGGTGTTGCCCGGTCGTTGAACCTGGACGAGTTTGAAGCGGAGATAAAACCGGCTCATAAAAAGCTGGTGGTGGAGTCATACCGGAAAATCGGTTTCACCGTTGCGATGGTCGGCGACGGTATCAACGATGCCCCGGCTCTGGCTGCGGCCAACGTGGGGATCGCCATTGGCAGTGGAACGGATATTGCCATCGAATCGGCTGATGTGGTGTTGGTACGCTCCGAGCTTTCTTCTATTCTTCGATTGTTCGAAACAGCTAAAGTAACCATGAAAATAATTCGCCAGAATCTGTTCTGGGCTTTCTTTTATAACATCGTGGCCATACCCATAGCTGCCGGGGCTCTTTATCCTCTTACCGGATTAACTCTCGCACCCTGGGTGGCGGCCACGGCAATGGCTTTTTCATCGGTGTTCGTAGTAACCAACTCACTTCGCCTTAATCGCCTCGATCTGGTTTAG